A genomic segment from Aegilops tauschii subsp. strangulata cultivar AL8/78 chromosome 1, Aet v6.0, whole genome shotgun sequence encodes:
- the LOC109769026 gene encoding probable esterase D14L — MCAREETRVESSELEVEFREARMRPWCANAREVVVAGGEGPTVVLAHGYGMDQASWDKILPSITKANKVLLFDWDFTAGAEGAEDDDDEARYTFGRFADDLIALMDEREVLGAVLVGHSMSAMVGCIAAARRPDLFAHLLLLCASPRYINSEEEGYVGGFEGAAIHGMLRAMESDFQAWVKGFVPNAAGGAADDMAAATVEPLERSFLAMDPAVALGVARMIFLGDQRPALDAVPAQCTIVGVRHDFAAPPVVAEYMERRMTKACTDVAVEIVESVGHFPQLVAPTRVVGILDGVLLRLHHKGLSIGHDGTEEGEMTVPVTTEVEIDGSIDVTM; from the exons ATGTGCGCACGAGAGGAGACGCGAGTGGAATCTAGTGAGTTGGAGGTTGAGTTCAGGGAGGCGAGGATGCGGCCGTGGTGCGCGAACGCGAGGGAGGTGgtcgtcgccggcggcgaggggccGACGGTGGTGCTCGCGCACGGCTACGGCATGGACCAGGCGTCATGGGACAAGATCCTGCCCTCCATCACCAAAGCAAACAAG GTGCTCCTCTTCGACTGGGACTTCACCGCCGGCGCGGAGGGCgctgaggacgacgacgacgaggcgAGGTACACGTTCGGCCGGTTCGCGGACGACCTGATCGCGCTGATGGACGAGAGGGAGGTCCTCGGCGCGGTGCTGGTGGGGCACTCCATGTCCGCCATGGTCGGCtgcatcgccgccgcccgccgaccCGACCTCTTCgcgcacctcctcctcctctgcgcCTCCCCAAG GTACATCAACTCGGAGGAGGAAGGGTACGTGGGGGGCTTCGAGGGGGCGGCCATCCACGGCATGTTGAGGGCCATGGAGTCCGATTTCCAAGCCTGGGTCAAGGGCTTCGTCCCCAACGCCGCCGGTGGCGCTGCCGACGACATGGCGGCCGCAACTGTGGAGCCCCTGGAGCGTAGCTTCCTGGCCATGGACCCGGCCGTGGCTCTCGGGGTGGCCAGGATGATCTTCCTCGGCGACCAGCGCCCGGCCCTCGACGCCGTGCCAGCACAGTGCACCATCGTTGGGGTGCGCCATGACTTTGCCGCACCGCCGGTCGTGGCCGAGTACATGGAGCGGAGAATGACGAAGGCATGCACAGACGTGGCCGTGGAGATTGTCGAGTCCGTTGGGCACTTTCCCCAGCTCGTCGCGCCGACGCGGGTGGTAGGCATACTCGACGGCGTGCTGCTGCGGCTGCACCACAAGGGGCTCTCAATCGGGCACGATGGCACGGAGGAGGGAGAAATGACAGTGCCTGTCACTACTGAGGTCGAGATTGATGGTAGCATCGAcgtcacgatgtag